One Hordeum vulgare subsp. vulgare chromosome 4H, MorexV3_pseudomolecules_assembly, whole genome shotgun sequence DNA window includes the following coding sequences:
- the LOC123449044 gene encoding digalactosyldiacylglycerol synthase 2, chloroplastic-like: MAMARRQHITIFTTASLPWMTGTAVNPLFRAAYLAKARDWEVTLVVPWLSKGDQTLVYPNKMKFSGPAEQEGYVRRWLEERTGPLPRFNINFYPGKFSTEKRSILPVGDITETISDENADIAVLEEPEHLTWYHHGRRWKNKFRKVIGVVHTNYLEYVKRERNGYIHAFLLKHINSWVTDIYCHKVIRLSGATQEVPRSVICNVHGVNPKFIEIGKLKHQQISQREQSFFKGAYYIGKMVWSKGYTELLHLLQKHQKELSGLKMELYGSGEDSDEVKASAEKLNLDVRVYPGRDHADSIFHDYKVFINPSTTDVVCTTTAEALAMGKIVICANHPSNEFFKRFPNCHMYSMEKEFVRLTMKALTEEPIPLTEELRHELSWEAATERFVRVADIAPATPAKQHPSSSQRFMYINPDELKKNMEEASAFFHNTISGFEAARCVFGAIPNSLQPDEQQCKELGWRPQGL; this comes from the exons ATGGCGATGGCGAGGAGGCAGCACAtcacaatattcaccacggcgAGCCTGCCGTGGATGACCGGCACTGCTGTCAACCCTCTGTTCCGGGCCGCTTACCTCGCCAAGGCCCGGGACTGGGAGGTCACGCTGGTGGTGCCGTGGCTGTCAAAGGGGGACCAGACGCTGGTCTATCCTAACAAGATGAAATTCAGTGGGCCGGCGGAACAAGAAGGCTATGTGCGGCGGTGGCTTGAGGAGCGGACTGGGCCGTTGCCGAGATTCAACATAAATTTCTATCCTGGGAAG TTTTCGACAGAGAAAAGAAGCATTCTACCTGTTGGGGATATAACCGAGACGATATCTGATGAAAACGCAGATATTGCAGTTCTAGAAGAGCCAGAACATCTTACCTGGTACCATCATGGCCGGAGGTGGAAAAACAAATTCCGTAAAGTTATAGGTGTTGTTCACACCAACTATCTGGAATACGTGAAGAGGGAGAGAAATGGGTACATTCACGCATTTCTCTTAAAACATATCAATTCTTGGGTCACCGACATCTACTGCCATAAG GTTATAAGATTATCGGGAGCAACTCAGGAAGTCCCGAGATCTGTAATTTGTAATGTTCATGGAGTAAACCCGAAATTTATTGAAATTGGCAAATTAAAGCATCAACAAATATCTCAAAGAGAGCAATCATTCTTCAAGGGTGCATATTATATTGGAAAGATGGTCTGGAGTAAAGGCTACACAGAGCTGCTCCACCTGCTTCAGAAGCACCAAAAGGAATTGTCTGGTCTCAAGATGGAGCTGTATGGCAGTGGAGAAGATTCAGATGAAGTTAAAGCATCAGCTGAGAAACTCAATCTGGACGTTAGAGTCTATCCTGGTCGCGACCATGCAGATTCAATATTTCACGA CTACAAGGTTTTCATAAACCCAAGCACAACAGATGTAGTGTGCACCACAACTGCAGAAGCCTTGGCGATGGGGAAGATTGTGATCTGCGCAAACCATCCTTCGAACGAGTTTTTCAAAAGATTTCCCAACTGCCACATGTACAGCATGGAGAAAGAGTTTGTGAGGCTAACCATGAAAGCACTGACAGAAGAGCCGATCCCACTGACAGAGGAACTGAGGCATGAGCTTTCCTGGGAGGCGGCGACAGAGAGGTTTGTCAGGGTTGCGGATATCGCACCAGCCACGCCCGCCAAGCAGCACCCTTCCTCGTCGCAGCGTTTCATGTACATCAACCCGGATGAGCTGAAGAAGAACATGGAAGAGGCGTCGGCATTCTTTCACAACACCATCTCCGGGTTTGAAGCCGCCCGCTGCGTGTTTGGCGCGATACCGAACAGCCTGCAGCCCGATGAACAGCAGTGCAAGGAGCTCGGGTGGAGACCCCAGGGGCTATAG